TGTTGCAGAAAGAATAGCCGATGGCAGCAATGGAGATATTGCAgctgaattttattataattataaagtgagattttattttttgttaatttatagaTATGTGCATATGCTATACGATAATGaacattattttaatattgatatTTCAGAATGATACCAAAAGAATGAGTAAACAACTAGGCATGAATGCTTTCAGATTCTCTATTGCATGGGCAAGAGTAATACCTAGTAAgtatatatacacatacatacatatttatatgtatatgtattatAGTTTtgcctaataccttaaaaaactTCGACTTTTTAACCTCTTTTCAAAtccaccctgacgttgaaaactgatcaattttatcttatttcgcattttatcgtttcaattgtaccctgaaatatttaattgacgtctttttcatttgaaaaaaattcaaaaacgtcCTCCATATCTAGCATTTAAAAATTGTATGCGTTTATAATTTATtcagatttagttaaattaattaagaatttaaattagttttaatttgactatggtttttagttaatttttaaaaataaaagacttatttgtatttttttgaatgaaaatgaatttaattttatttctatgcttagttaattgaatgatttcatcatttaagtaaaacaattgcataaattggggtacaattgaaacgataaaatgtgaaatagagtaaaattgactaATTTTCAACATCAGTTGAAAAACACTAAAAGGTCGGGGTATTTTTTACATTAGCCCTTTTAGTCTTAATACATTATCTATTAAAAATACTTACATATAAATTATAAGGCTCCACCTTTAatgtttttttcaattgcaccctgacgttggaAAAGTCTCTCAAAACCCTCACACCTTTAAATTCCAttccaattgcaccctgacgtaggaaaatcctctcaaaatccccccacctttagatttttttcaattgtaccttaaattggaaatttttatggtttttattttaaaacgttattggatataattttagtaataatgattttttacattttttgtcatgtgaaaagaggtcaatttaatactttggggTATAATTAAATAAGAATCTAAACGTGGGGGGTTTTGAGAGAATCTTCttacgtcagggtgcatttgaaaaaaattaaaggtgggaGGTTTTTGAGTGACTAAGCCAAAGTATAATTATAGGTGCAACTTcgcttttgaattttttgtcaATCATTGTTTGTAGTTGTGCTAATATATCTAAAAGGACATCTTTAAAATGCAATGCAGGTGGGAACATAAATGAAGGAGTAAGCGAGGAAGGAATTGATTTTTACAACAGAGTCATCAATGAAACTATTAAAAATGGTGAGCATTGTCAGTTTATGTTTAGATGGAAATTATTTAGCAAATGTAAATTAGCCTAAAATTATTTGTTTGGATAAcagaactgaaaaaaaaaaaaacaattgcagGAAATATACATGTTGAGAGATCATTTAAAAAaggattaattgcaaattcatacacaaactttatcttaatttgtaattacaatataaattttaaaacttggcaatgttggtaatcaactttacacttttggcaaatcaatacaccaaacacgaaatTGACTTCGAAACAAGTTTTTCGtttaaccaaaaaatgaaagttggttactgacattataaagtttcaaagtttatattgtaattgcaaattagggtaaagttcgtctatgtatttgcaattaaccctttaaaaaatatcaacaatTACAGCTAACACTAAATTTTATGCATGTGTTTGGCTTatgcataaaaaaataaaaaattcttaactCATCTGAATATTTATCGCCTAacgatatttttattttaagtaaaaatctagatttaattttatatttgatcccatactatatttttcaaataaataactATGAGCTCGAAATACATCATACAAAATAATCAACattaaaaaagataaagtatttaattttaaatagattttatttttctggTAAGTCAATCTTAATTTTTCCCCCTTAATCAATTGGTATACCGTATACATACATAGTTCTTATTTTCTCATTTCTTTCAAATGTATTGATGTAGGAATGGAACCTTTTGTAACTATATTTCATTGGGATGTTCCTCAAGAACTTGAAGACAATTATGGTGGCTTTAGAAGCTACAACATAGTGTAAGCATACCTTTAAAATCCGACTTCCAGCTATAAAGTTGCGATaaagttaataatttataacaaattctgtaaattttaaatataggtCCGATTATAAAGATTTTGCAGAGCTTTGCTTCCAAAGATTTGGAGACAGAGTAAAGTATTGGGTGACTTTTAACGAACCATATATTTTCACTACACAAGGCTATGATTCGGGTTGGATGGCTCCAGGCCGATGTTCGTCCTGGGTGAGTAGGGCATGCCCTGCTGGAGACTCAGCAACTGAACCTTACATGGTGGCTCATAATTTACTCCTTGCTCATGCAGCAGCTGTTGCAACATATAGGGAACAGGTAATTTAGTGAATGTcgcatatacatatataacatgtttaatattagattaaattttttattttaaacaaaatttagtAAAGAACATGAAGAACAGTTTAAAATAAGtagattaattatatataaattaattgaaaaattaataagttaatatgtaattcaaattgtattttggacatttttaataaattttaaccataaaaattgatttattttttagtgtAATATTGATATTTTGCGAAATTAAAATCCATGAGTTGctattttgtttggttttgttttatacttctagtttttagttttattcgaattaaaaataatattcttttgGCCCTACAGAAATAGTCTATTAACAGATATATTATAATTCGACTTGAAAAACTCACGTAATTTGATTCCCCTACCCCCTCATCTTCATTATTTATTAACAAACTTGTTTTAGTTTtccttataaatatttattcaattataCCATGTTATGAGAACGTTCATAATTTCTAGAATTTCATAATTATATCTTCTTGTTATCATAATGGTATATAGGGGTTTGATGGCATGATTGGCATAACAAATGATGTAACATGGGTAGATCCTTATTCTCAAAGTGTAGATGATCACCGAGCAGTTTATCGATACCTTGATTTTGCATTTGGTTGGTGAGTATTTCTAATCATAAAAGctaattttataatctaaaacattgagaaaaaaatatattgtaagaacaaaacctttaaattttacaataaattcttacaataaaaatgaaattatgcTAACAGGTTTATGGACCCCATAACTTACGGGCATTATCCAAAAATTATGCGAGAAATAGTTGGAGATCGATTGCCAGTTTTCAATAGAAGTGAatctaaatcgttaaaagggtcaTATGATTTTATTGGTATAAATTATTACTCTTCAAATTATGCTTCTGCAAATGTCACCGAGGATCCTAATCCAACTCATATCAGATGTACCACTGATATGCGAGTTAATTTGACAGGTAAGTTATTTTATAGTAGAATATATactaatttaataattgaatatttCGTAAACAAAAAAGAATCATATTCCAAATTTTGGTTATTGGTTATAAAAAAGAATAGCCTACataatttaaagggttaatttctaaaaaaatcacgaactttacacgaagtttcattttaatcatgacttttaaaagttgccatttaaaggcacaaactttcattttatttcaaatctatcatttcagtgtatttttgttgactaaattcttcaataaaccattaatgagagacctaaattataaatcgacattaaatcttattatcttttagttagagtatataggattaggaatttttggttcgataaaatacaccggattttactttggcgatagatttgaaacaaaatgaaagttcgtgcttttaaatgacaacttttaaagtttatgattaaaatgaaacttcgtgtaaaagttcgtgattttttttaggaattaaccctaatttaaaaGTAGGTCTAGTGATATTAAAAAACTGATTTTTTCACGAAATGATGCAAATGCCGAATACAAAATGTTAAATTCGTGGGTTCATTTTCTCACACAAGCGCTCTTCttctccaattatcaaaaaaataataacctGGTTTCTGTTtgactttttttcaaatctatcttATTTTAACACCTCCATTTTTAATTGTGTCTGTTTTTCATATTAGTATAgtacttatttactttattttatttatcttttcatttttatcttCAATCATTGAATgttaaagaatttaaaattagcttttgacgttatttttaacttttatggagtgagaattaattttttaattctaaaaaatgaGTTCTATTATCTAAGAACATGGCATAGAAATCAACTGAAGACtgagacaattaaaaaaaaattagaaacttTAAAAGTcttagataaatttataaaatgtaattttttttaactttttggcaTTATTATACCCAATAAATAGTTCCACCTAAAACATTATTAGTTTAGATCATATTTATTTGCAACTAAACTATATaacatttctatatatatttttgtttacaGCATATAATATACACGGACAACCCATTGGTGTACAggtttgttataatttttatgcTGCAATAATTTATAcggagatatatatatatatatatatatatatatatatatatatatatatatatatatatatatatatatatatatatatatatatgtgtgtgtgtgtgtatgtgtgtgtgtgtgtaataACAATTCAATTATTGCCGGttaattaattatgaaaatCACTAAACATTTGCATTATTTCAATTTGGTGATTAAATTTCATTCTATATTATTGGGcgattaaactttaatttcatGTCAACGAGAATAATTTTTAGTCACTAAAACGAGATAAATCAAAGTTTAATTTCCAAAAGTTATTTTGCTCAAATCGATTCAATTTTTAGTCATCATAAAAATGAAATGATTTGAAATTTAGTGACTCAAAGTAAATTACCCCATTTATTGCAGATacaattagaaaaaattataaatgcctataatataaaataaataataaataaataaatatctatATCTGATATGATAAGCAAATTTGTAGGCTTCTCCACCTTCAATATATGTTGTCCCCCAAGGTCTTGAAAGTGTTTTGAAATATACCAAGGATGTCTACAAGAATCCAATTATTTATATAACTGAGAATGgtaagtgatttttttttatcatttctaATGAAAAAATTTTATATCTATAATAATTTGTTGGTTTAATTAATGTAGCCAAATTTTGAATATGATTAGGAGTTGGTGATAATTCGGACCTTTCTCCAGAGGAAGCTCTTAAAGATGTCTGGAGAATATCATATCATCACCAACATTTGTGGAAACTGCTTAGAGCCATTTGGTGAGTTCAATTTCcattttgatgatttttgattgattaatttttttttattttttttaattattaattttttttaatttttaattttcagttttaattaatATCTACTTTTTAGattatagttttttattttaaaaaatcaaaaatatttttcatatttaacaCATAGTTCTAAATaggaaaaatttattttaagattCCTATACTTTTCATTTATTCTTTACTTTCTTTCTaagaacttttttttatttggtctatatatattttttttaaacaattttatgagatcattttgttaataaaagtacaaaaataccagggcagagtaaaattattttcgaaAGTATAAAGATtaagtaaacaaataaaaagattttataaaactgtttttaaatgtACATGCACCGagtgaagaaataaaaaatgctTAGGAACGGAgtaaagaaaaattgaaaagtaCAGAGATATTAGGATAGGTTAAGCCTtccaaatattaatatttttgaaaatgttaaaaaattatttagactATATGTCAAAAATGGaatatatttgaaccttttttaagacgtaaatatttgaatttaaaaaaagagtttgattaaaattgaaattgactAAAGCTGGCGATTTTAAACTTTGAAATATAAGCAGAAAAATCAAAAAGAGCAgatattttttgaattattaggcatgagaaatttttaggtagactcagtccagcacgtcatccgtggactaaactAATCacatcataacacctcattaaaatgagggtatttttataatatcattatttaaaagtgtatgcaaataacaaatgaaattacaagaataccctcattttaatgaagtgttatgatataattggcttagtccacggatgacgtggtagaccgagtctacataaTAATTTCTCGATTAGGCATATTCCTAATAAACCTTGACCTTAGAATTAAGACTtacgtttaatattttaaactctaCATGTTTTTTTCGAAAAAACTAATGTTATTTCTCATTAAAAATTGATCagtatattttatctttattagtTATAACAGATTATAATAAaactatatataatttaaaagtattaaatagTGCGTAATTGATAGtcgaaatatttttcaattaatatttttttataagaattacCTAATAAATTGATGAGCATGCTTTTTTAGCTTATGATAATTAGATTTAATATAAATGTTATTGAAAGAAATgtctattatattttaaaacacaGTATTAActccatcaccatcatcataattcttaatatattttttttttaccagtGATTATGGAGTTAGAGTAAAAGGATATTTTGGTTGGGCATTGATAGATGATTTTGAATGGTCAAATGGCTATACTCTAAGATTTGGTGTGTATGCTACGGATACCAATAAGAAGCTGAAGCGAACTCCAAAACTCTCTGTTAGCTGGTTTAAAGAATTCTTAACATATAAACATTCAACTGGCGGTCCCAAATGCAATACTATAACTCTTGatcattcttcttcttgggaGGACGATGAAGAgctctaaaatatatataatgcatattgCCCCCTTTTTTTTTGTATCTCTCGACTTGTGTAATCACGGATTTCCTCCGCCATAAATGAGGCTATTAATAAAAATGGGTGACGGTCCCAGGCTTCCTTAAAAAAAAtgctatttatatatttgaaagaTGTAATAATCTTTGAAATATCAATTATACCTATCATGTTATTCATGACTACAATCAATTGAATTTTATCATGTCACTATTCTTTTATGCATAAATAATCAGATATGCACAATTTTGAATTAGTTAATGGATTATATGTGTCATTGATCCGTTTTatattagggttaatttcatacAAAATAacgatttttaaataaaatttcattttaatcacgacctttaaaagttgccatataaaactatgatcttttatattattttttcaaatctttcattttagtgttttttttactAAGTTCTTCATTAACCACAATGAAAGATCCAAACTATAAATCAACACcatatattattatctttcagttagagtatgaaggattagtaatttttagtcagaaaaaataaactgaattttactttggtgatagatttgaaacaaaatgaaaggtcgtgcctttaaatgacaacttttaaaggccgtgattaaaatgaaatttcatgtaaaggttgtgatttttttatagaattaacccTTTATATTAAATATCACTCTCAAAACACTAAACGACAAAacctgaaaattgaaaaaacaacgGGTCTCGATCGAGTGAGTTCATACCATTACTAATTATTACTTAGATAAAAATCTTTTAAGCATTAAAATAGTATATAACTTTACCGTTACAGAAATAATTAAAACCTTAATCCATAAATAACATTAATAATTGTATCAATCCTAATCACGATCACGATCACGTTCAATATCCAAAAGATGCGTCCAGAGAGCATTGTTCGACTAAGATCGACTCTACTACCTCTTAAATCACAATATCCTAAAGCAAACGCTCCACCAAACAAACAACAAATACCCTAGAGCAAACTCTCTACCACATAAGAGAGCAACCGCTCGACCGAGAAAATCCATATCTCAAcatcatattataattatatcacatTCCTGAGTCAATATCAATAGTTTTATGTACACAATCATATTAATGCctaataggtagcacgttccaattaaaacataacagtttaaaaaaactgTTTGCAAATGATTTgtaataaacattttgtaattagaacaataaacgAATTgcttaacaaataataataattatataaactcTCTATATGAAGATGATTCCCGACTCCAACATTAGCTCCGTTGGGTACAGTCCGACTCCACATCACGAGAAATTAACAGTCTAAtgataaaatacaaattaatataCGAAACAGGGAAATACGACCACACCTAACTTTAGGGgacatttaaaccaaacatacCACCGATAACCATTCAACATGTAAAAGCACATAATAATGACTACACCAAATATAATAGTACGGAAATACcatataatttcaatttaatcaaaaataacAATGCACAATCCTGTTTTAGCCGATTTCTCACCTCGACACTGATTTTAATACTCACTAGTAACTATGTAGACTCATTCAGAAATATTCTTACATTTGATGTTTTTCCTTTTCAGGTGTTTAGCTTATGAAGTGGTCGAGCTTCCTTAATTTTCGTCCCGGAAGTTCTCTTTTTGGACTGTATATAGTTACAATCTCTTTTAGAGCTACAGTAGTGTATCAGTAGTTTGCCAGTAATTAGTATGGTAGCCTAGTCAATGGTTCTTATGTTTATAGGACTCTGATAagaaatgaacaaaggatcaattcaccctctCAACTTGGcatgaaatatcaaatgagtcattttcgCCGCTTTTAGTACAAATCAACCCAaaacttgcgttttcgtatcaaaaaagcCTATCGGCAACATTTGCCCACTCGCACCCCCTAGAGTGTGTTTCACTCTCCACTaacaaaatggaaaaaaatctaaatcaaaccttatatttaatttattttttaaattgacacctaaaaattttaaacgtttcattataaaccttataattttaaaaatatatattaaataaataaaaaaataacggGTTCATCCTCAAAGAGGATGAACAGTCACAGTTCATCCTCTTTGAGGATGAACACttcgggttttttttttcggaTGATGGTGGCCGGAGTTTTGGCTATTGGTCGGAATGCGAGAGAAAAAAGCGGTTGTGGTGGAATATGAGAGGTCGGAATAGcggaattaaaattaaaaatttaatttattaggattttaattaagttataattagaggttagattaaatttaattatgatcAATTAagttaattgaaaataattaagaatCTCACTCTCTGAAGGATTTTTTTGAGCTAAAAACGCAAGTTTTGGGTTGATTTGTACTAAAAGCAGCGacaatgactcatttgatatttcgtgtcaagttgagggggtgaattgatcctttgttcgataAGAAACCATTGTTTATGTTTATATCTTTTTGATGTATAGGTATTTATGTATAGGGTACATTTGGTTTTCTGTTGTGTATAAACTATTTGGCTATATGATTTAGTATGGGAACATCATGTTTGCCCGTCTCACGAGGCGTCCCTCTTGCAGTAGGATTCCAGATCTCGCCTCGCTCTTGTGTGTTAAATACCAGCTCTATGTTTTCCGGTTTGTTGTATAtatgtttaatgtttaatatGATGCTTTacttgtatttttatatatgcaTTATATTTCTTAAATGATGTTGTTACGTGAAAAAATTATGATTGTTTTTTGTcatgctacgggtttcggtgcTAACACTCCCATTTTCTAGCGCAAGTCTCGACCTAAtattttggatcgtgacaaattagcacataaaatatgatatgaaattttaaaatgagatatttaatgTTCTTTTTTAGAtggaacataaaaaaatattagagaaATAGTTATAAATGTAAATTGCAGCTTAgggatttaaaaaattattactttttggACTATTCTTTTTTAATACTAAATCTTTGCgggttttgtcagttataaccaaatctttcaaaatcgtCACGATTACCCATTTTGTAATATTCAGAAACTTTTCTAGCCAATTAGGCTAATCTTGCATGTAATAATTTAGGgaaatttaaataagaaattagttataactgacaaaatccGCAAGGGTTTGCTATTAAAAAAAGATTACACttcactttttttcttttataaacttaaatttatatttaattaattataaaaaataatataaaaattaacaatttcttTATGAATTTTCctgatttaaattaaattttaaagttaaatattttttagaaataataacTTTATAGTAAAAAACCTAAACTCATAAAATACACAACTCTTTAATTTAAGTACATCAAAACTTTTGcaagttaaatttaaatttaacaatattaattttcatatttaagaaattaataatttcaaaaattattatctttatataaatattttagaatatgtagttcataaaaaaaatgcttaatagttttaaaaatttaactttcataaaaatagaaataaaaactGTGCGAGTGTTATGTTAATAAtaactattataataaaaaaattaaaattaaataagaaattagaAATTCTCTGTTTATAataactattattataaaaatagttacaattaaataaataatttataaaaattaaaattttatgaaaatggtgaaactcaTAAGGGCTCTTTTAAATTGAAAActcatataatttatttttcatttaaagcGGTAAGCCGATCATAATCTTTCCACTATTATCATTTTAACGACTTAAGTATCTCTTttccccctcaacttgtaagtaatggGCTATTAAGAACTTGataattatgggcaattagccccattttggcaatttgcctcattaacttgtaagctaattgttccctcaattggcaatttgccccttcaacttgtaatctaatttgtcaaaatgggGCTAAATGCTCATAATCACCAAATGTATGACCGATTTTCTTACAAAGTTCATTTATGAGTTTATTGCTCATTACTtgcaagttgagggggtaaattgttactaactttcattttaacatataatttattaaaagtttatactacaaaaaataatttaactttgattataaaattttaagaacaAATAAATTCAAAGTAATCATGATTTAgataattcatttattaaaatatcaaaaatgaaacaaaaggTATATCAAAAGTAAATGAGTGATGAcaataaataacttttttttttataaatattactttTAACTTATAGTATAAATGTGAATATGCATCtaatagttaatttatttaatctttATGATTTTGAAGCAAATATTTAATTCCAATAAGCTATAGCAGATGGTATATATAATGGGCAACAATTTGTTAGTAGGTAATTCGTCACATAAATATTCTCCCTTTAAAAATcatgtaatttaatataatctaGAACCAGGGTTTTTCTCCTCCTTAACCCCACCGAAAACCCTAACCATAATCGTTCCATCAGCTACGTTTAGGCCACTATCTCCGGTGATTTCAATGTTGAAATTGCTGCTAGAACATTGGACTTGTCTTCTACATCAAggagttttatttattttaataaaattccgCGTACATGGAGGTATCATGATCTTGAGAAGGGGTTCGCGAAACATGTTGTTATTGGTCGAGTTTCATTGGCTACAAAACCTACCAAGAGGAATTGTAGTTTTAGATTCCTCAGGCCTGATTCGGGAAAGAATATAGCATGGATTCTTAATCAGCTCAACATGATTGCTATTGGGAAATTTAAGCTTAGGATTTTTCGTTCAAAATTTCCAAAGAAGAAGATTGATAACATGAAACCAATCCCGACTATATTGCAGGTCCCTGTTCGGCCCTTTTACGTTTCCTTCATAGAGAGATATGAGATCATATAAGGAGGCTGTATCTGCGAGCAAATTTTATAGTAAGGAACCTTCAGCTAAGATTTATGCGCTTGACATGAGGGTATCAATTACCAAAGAGAAGGTGATTTTGGATATGAATGAATGGATATTGAAATCAATCGTTGCAAGGGTAATCTGATACTCAAACTGTACTATAGGCGAAGAGGTACTGTTTTGAACAGAAGGTTGAGGCTGTTAAGGTTGCTATAATAAGAggcaatttaatttttcttacgTTTAATTCTATTCAAAAAGCTCGGGAAATTTAGGATACTATAGGACcattcttttatatattttcaaatccttttattggacaaaagatttcaaaaaaatcatttactagATTGTTTTGGATATCTATCTCGGTTTTATCATTTATCCTTGGTTGTTTAGatgtttttttagaaataagGAATTCCATACGTGAAGCTATTTCAGTTAATATCAAAAATCGGTTTGATACTGGCCTTGTTCTAATCTCCAATACTTACCATTTAATCAATCACTTGGTAGAGGTAACAATTGGAGATGTTTCTCGTGTAATCTTTGTGGTGGAATCTAGAAAATCTGTTGTGTTGGAGGAACCGATTGGAGTGGATTATTATGTAGACAATAAAGCAATCAACATAATAGATTCTTCTGTAGTTTCCCTAGGTGTTCATGGTAACAATCAGAGTTTGGTAGAGACTACTATTCCAAACTCGTTGGAAGCTTTGGATGTGCAAGATGTTCATCCTGAAGGTGATATGGATCAAAAGTTAAAAGGAGAGGCTCTCAATCAATATATTATTGGTATTGATGTTACTCGCTGTTCAACTTTGGAGTGTTTTAATTTGGGAGTTGCTCGTCGAGTAAGTAAGGCGAGTAGGGATGGATCTCGTCGAGCAAGTGATGGTGGAGCTGCGATTATAGATCGAGCATGGGTAGGAGAAGCTATCATTGCTCTTCAAGCAAGTGAAGGAGGTAGATGTGAAAAAATTCTCTGATTTAGAATATTATTCATGAACTTCAGGATGTGGACGGAAAATTGAATTCATAATATAATGCTCAGATTTTACCTACTTCAGCCCAATGTGTTCAAGTGGTGTCTTCCGGTCAAGAGCCGATGTTGGATGTTTTGGCAACGAAGGATAATTCTGATCACCAGGACTTAGACGTTGATCTTACTACAGATAAGGAGGTCAGTTTAGGATCAGGGAAAATAACGACAGCTCCTAGACCTATGAAGAAAATTAATTACTTGGGTGAAATCCTTTCATGCTCAACAAGTTAAGTTAAATCTCAAAATGAATTGTTTGACCCAAATATTGCCAATATGTGTCGTTTAAATGTGACATTGAGGAAGGGTACATTTTATTCAATATCAAAGGATAAAGCAGACAAAACATAGTTGATTTGACACAATCTTGGTATCTTTAAATGGGAGACAAGATCGGTAactttgaaaaaattacaacatAACATGGTGTCGAGTAAG
This window of the Mercurialis annua linkage group LG5, ddMerAnnu1.2, whole genome shotgun sequence genome carries:
- the LOC126680103 gene encoding beta-glucosidase 13-like, producing MAAKSSLLLGVVVLLWLDSSVSQNEDNPDKIHVFDSSYFPDGFLWGIGSSAYQVEGAAEKRGVNIWDTFTHDYPERIADGSNGDIAAEFYYNYKNDTKRMSKQLGMNAFRFSIAWARVIPSGNINEGVSEEGIDFYNRVINETIKNGMEPFVTIFHWDVPQELEDNYGGFRSYNIVSDYKDFAELCFQRFGDRVKYWVTFNEPYIFTTQGYDSGWMAPGRCSSWVSRACPAGDSATEPYMVAHNLLLAHAAAVATYREQGFDGMIGITNDVTWVDPYSQSVDDHRAVYRYLDFAFGWFMDPITYGHYPKIMREIVGDRLPVFNRSESKSLKGSYDFIGINYYSSNYASANVTEDPNPTHIRCTTDMRVNLTAYNIHGQPIGVQASPPSIYVVPQGLESVLKYTKDVYKNPIIYITENGVGDNSDLSPEEALKDVWRISYHHQHLWKLLRAICDYGVRVKGYFGWALIDDFEWSNGYTLRFGVYATDTNKKLKRTPKLSVSWFKEFLTYKHSTGGPKCNTITLDHSSSWEDDEEL